In Portunus trituberculatus isolate SZX2019 chromosome 24, ASM1759143v1, whole genome shotgun sequence, a single genomic region encodes these proteins:
- the LOC123508060 gene encoding probable palmitoyltransferase ZDHHC24 has product MNNYRKPKWDVTEIDYLEGEGRAEDLNNHLFHHKYLFLPVETMGHEIRFRKRFLPRSFADLSAMVFMSVVIPAVYWFEVYVVAPTVYNTTLNFLHAILGTYVVINIFGNFVAIIVVDSSTQRLVLPSQVPPGWHVCAVCESTAPPRSRHCNTCNVCVLKKEHHCVFAGCCVGMNNHRYFYIFLFLMWGSTLYCSCLNACFIWPYVGGFNMWAIVRLLLPGVWLLLEPCIDTLYAFLFSINVIGCLFMSVLIYYYTNLLMTNTTTHENNTRKGQKYDQGRNQNLKVTLGERWYLTWVFPTLTSPLPCDGLDWSTHHPTGKTDKHKSK; this is encoded by the exons ATGAATAATTACAGAAAACCGAAATGGGATGTGACCGAAATTGACTATCTCGAGGGGGAGGGACGAGCAGAGGACCTCAACAATCACCTATTTCACCATAAATACTTGTTTCTACCGGTG GAGACAATGGGTCACGAAATCCGCTTTAGGAAAAGATTCCTGCCTCGCTCCTTTGCTGATCTCAGTGCCATGGTGTTCATGAGTGTGGTCATCCCTGCAGTGTATTGGTTTGag GTATATGTTGTAGCCCCTACTGTATACAATACAACACTCAACTTCCTACATGCCATCCTGGGAACATATGTTGTGATAAATATATTTGGAAACTTTGTTGCCATCATCGTTGTTGACTCTTCCACTCAGAGACTGGTGCTGCCTTCACAG GTGCCTCCTGGATGGCATGTGTGTGCTGTATGTGAAAGCACTGCACCTCCTCGTTCCCGCCACTGCAACACATGTAATGTTTGTGTGCTAAAGAAGGAGCACCACTGTGTGTTTGCTGGATGCTGTGTGGGGATGAATAACCACAGGTATttttacatcttcctcttcctcatgtgGGGATCAACCCTGTACTGTTCCTGCCTCAATGCCTGTTTCATCTGGCCTTATGTGG GAGGATTCAACATGTGGGCCATTGTGCGCCTGCTACTGCCAGGAGTGTGGTTGCTGTTGGAGCCCTGCATTGACACTCTATatgccttcctcttctccatcaatGTGATCGGCTGCCTCTTTATGTCAGTGCTCATCTACTACTATACAAACCTCTTaatgaccaacaccaccactcacgAGAATAACACACGCAAAGGTCAAAAGTATGATCAAGGAAGAAACCAGAATCTGAAG GTGACTCTAGGGGAACGTTGGTACCTGACCTGGGTGTTTCCAACACTGACCTCACCCCTTCCTTGTGATGGTTTGGACTGGTCAACACATCACCCCAcgggaaagacagacaaacacaaaagcaAATAA